The following are from one region of the Candidatus Polarisedimenticolaceae bacterium genome:
- a CDS encoding DUF1501 domain-containing protein has protein sequence MTTRRRQGDVPRRDRRRFLGQASCAAVGTTALFNTILNLRMFNALAAPTDDYRALVCLFLSGGIDSYNVLVPLGDAEHQEYAAVRGDLALPQNVLLPITPATPDGKTYGLHPGLPELQALFAAGQLGLVANLGTLAEPTTLDAYRRGTANLPVGLFSHSDQQMAWQSGIPDQRSPIGWAGRMADVMDSGNCDPNIGMNISLSGNNIWQSGRMTSHYTISENGAVPLWDYRGTSPSAMVRTDAVDSLLALQYRHLFEKVFAAKMRGAIDAQVDFSNALASIPPLQTQFSNTSLSRKFRMIAMTIAAREALCMKRQTFFIDWGGWDMHDEVILNQSTMLPIVSHALSEFHAALVELGVSDAVTTFTASDFGRTLTSNGRGSDHAWGGNHIVMGPAIPGGDLYGSYPSLYAGNDLDTGRGRLIPTTSVDEYFAQLAVWFGVSTADLDVILPNIGRFWTPGSSTPPLLAGTALTAGRSA, from the coding sequence ATGACGACACGACGCCGACAGGGCGACGTCCCCCGCCGAGACCGCCGCCGGTTCTTGGGCCAGGCGAGCTGCGCCGCGGTGGGGACGACGGCGCTCTTCAACACGATCCTCAACCTGCGGATGTTCAACGCCCTCGCGGCGCCCACCGACGATTACCGTGCGCTCGTCTGCCTGTTCCTCTCGGGCGGGATCGACTCGTACAACGTGCTCGTCCCCCTGGGCGACGCCGAGCACCAGGAGTACGCCGCGGTCCGCGGCGACCTCGCGCTCCCGCAGAACGTCCTGCTCCCGATCACGCCGGCCACTCCCGACGGCAAGACGTACGGGCTCCACCCCGGGCTCCCCGAGCTGCAGGCGCTCTTCGCGGCCGGCCAGCTCGGCCTGGTCGCCAACCTCGGCACCCTCGCCGAGCCGACGACCTTGGACGCCTACCGGCGCGGGACCGCCAATCTTCCGGTCGGCCTCTTCTCGCACTCCGACCAGCAGATGGCGTGGCAGTCGGGGATCCCCGATCAGCGCTCGCCGATCGGCTGGGCGGGCCGGATGGCCGACGTCATGGACAGCGGGAACTGCGACCCGAACATCGGGATGAACATCTCGCTCTCGGGGAACAACATCTGGCAGTCGGGCCGGATGACGAGCCACTACACGATCAGCGAGAACGGCGCGGTGCCGCTCTGGGATTATCGCGGCACGTCGCCTTCGGCGATGGTGCGCACCGACGCGGTCGACAGCCTGCTCGCGCTCCAGTACCGGCACCTCTTCGAGAAGGTGTTCGCGGCGAAGATGCGCGGCGCGATCGACGCCCAGGTCGACTTCTCGAACGCGCTCGCGTCGATCCCGCCCCTCCAGACGCAGTTCTCGAACACGTCGCTCTCGCGCAAGTTCCGGATGATCGCGATGACGATCGCCGCGCGCGAGGCGCTCTGCATGAAGCGCCAGACGTTCTTCATCGACTGGGGCGGCTGGGACATGCACGACGAGGTCATCCTCAACCAATCGACGATGCTCCCGATCGTCAGCCACGCGCTTTCCGAGTTCCACGCGGCGCTCGTCGAGCTGGGCGTCTCGGACGCGGTGACGACGTTCACCGCCTCGGACTTCGGCCGCACGCTCACTTCGAACGGCCGGGGCTCCGACCACGCGTGGGGCGGGAACCACATCGTCATGGGCCCCGCGATCCCGGGCGGCGATCTCTACGGCTCGTATCCGAGCCTCTACGCCGGGAACGATCTCGACACGGGGCGCGGGCGTCTCATCCCGACGACGTCGGTCGATGAGTACTTCGCCCAGCTCGCCGTCTGGTTCGGCGTGTCGACCGCCGACCTCGACGTCATCTTGCCGAACATCGGGCGGTTCTGGACGCCGGGCTCGTCCACGCCGCCTCTTCTCGCGGGAACCGCCCTCACGGCGGGAAGGAGCGCATGA